From a region of the Marinilabiliales bacterium genome:
- a CDS encoding MerR family transcriptional regulator has protein sequence MASYSIKDLEELSGIKAHTIRIWEKRYGIVVPARTDTNIRLYSDNDLKKLLNISILNRYGLKISHLARMDEEELKDKVIHISRESTDTGLQIENLIISMLELDEWKFDKILNDTIIKLGFEDTLVRLMHPFFEKIGLLWQTGSINPAQEHFVSNLLRQKLIVAIDGQAPVQRDNPVNFILFLHESEFHELGLLFYSYLLKKNGIKVIYLGQAVPFDDLEKITKIQKAEYFLTSFTTGITEGNLVKYLQNLSSSFPNHRILYTGLQTAKINGSLPQNLVKIESVTHFRQYIGSIR, from the coding sequence ATGGCCAGCTATTCAATAAAAGACCTTGAGGAGCTTTCCGGAATAAAAGCCCATACAATAAGAATATGGGAAAAAAGGTATGGTATAGTGGTTCCGGCCCGGACAGATACAAATATCAGGCTGTACAGTGACAATGACCTTAAAAAACTTCTCAACATTTCCATACTTAACAGGTACGGATTGAAAATATCACATCTTGCCCGGATGGACGAGGAGGAGCTTAAAGATAAGGTGATTCACATATCAAGGGAATCCACAGACACCGGATTGCAAATAGAGAACCTGATTATATCAATGCTTGAACTGGATGAGTGGAAGTTCGACAAGATACTGAACGATACTATAATAAAACTAGGCTTTGAAGATACCCTGGTGCGACTAATGCATCCGTTTTTTGAAAAGATCGGGTTGCTGTGGCAAACCGGATCTATCAATCCCGCCCAGGAACACTTTGTATCAAATCTTCTCCGCCAGAAACTGATCGTTGCAATTGATGGCCAGGCGCCTGTACAACGCGACAATCCGGTCAACTTCATACTTTTTCTTCACGAAAGTGAATTTCATGAGCTGGGGCTCCTTTTCTACTCATATCTGCTGAAAAAGAACGGCATTAAGGTAATATATCTGGGACAGGCCGTTCCCTTTGATGATCTTGAGAAGATCACAAAGATCCAGAAAGCGGAGTATTTCCTCACATCCTTCACAACAGGAATTACTGAAGGAAACCTTGTAAAATATCTTCAGAACCTGTCATCGTCCTTCCCGAACCACAGGATTTTGTATACCGGACTGCAAACGGCAAAAATAAACGGGAGCCTTCCCCAAAATCTTGTCAAAATTGAATCGGTAACCCATTTCAGGCAGTACATAGGCTCAATCCGCTAG
- a CDS encoding O-methyltransferase encodes MSSDHEQNREKYIIAHSTPEDPLLSGLNRETHLKLLNPEMLSGHYQGKLLEMISLMIAPSRILEIGTYSGYSAICLARGLGETGELHTIEKNDEIRDFALKYIRETGLENRIIMHTGDALEIIPSLTGPFDLVFIDGDKSEYIRYYDLAFPKVRKGGIIIADNVLWYNKVYKPEFINDEFTRYMYEFNRKIANDTRVENLLLPVRDGLMIIRKK; translated from the coding sequence ATGTCATCAGATCATGAGCAAAACAGAGAAAAATATATCATTGCCCACTCAACACCTGAAGATCCGTTGCTTTCAGGACTTAACAGGGAGACACACCTGAAGTTGCTTAACCCTGAGATGCTCTCAGGGCACTACCAGGGAAAGCTCCTTGAAATGATCAGCCTTATGATCGCCCCGTCAAGAATTCTGGAAATCGGCACCTACTCCGGGTACTCAGCCATATGCCTTGCAAGGGGACTTGGTGAAACAGGTGAGCTTCATACTATCGAGAAAAATGATGAGATAAGGGATTTTGCATTGAAATACATTAGGGAGACGGGCCTTGAGAACCGTATAATAATGCATACCGGCGACGCACTGGAAATAATTCCGTCGCTGACCGGGCCGTTTGATCTGGTTTTTATTGACGGTGACAAATCGGAATATATCCGGTATTACGACCTTGCTTTCCCGAAGGTCAGAAAAGGCGGAATAATAATTGCCGACAATGTATTATGGTACAACAAGGTTTACAAACCCGAATTCATAAATGATGAATTTACACGTTACATGTATGAGTTCAACAGGAAGATTGCAAATGACACCCGAGTTGAGAACCTGTTATTGCCTGTCAGGGACGGACTTATGATTATAAGGAAAAAATAG
- a CDS encoding RNA polymerase sigma factor, with product MTAIEFNHQLVTLEKNLERFAYSLTSNHEDARDLVQETFLKALTYREQFTDQSNLKAWTFTILKNTFINNYRKAVKQNTTFDNTKDLYFLNKAGDSADSKPEGNISLEEINRKVEELDDEFKIPFKMHTSGYKYKEIAEEMDLNIGTVKSRIFFSRKKLMKALEDYNPVNQ from the coding sequence ATGACTGCAATAGAATTCAACCATCAGCTCGTAACCCTCGAGAAAAATCTTGAAAGGTTTGCATACAGCCTTACATCCAACCATGAAGATGCAAGGGACCTTGTTCAGGAAACATTTCTAAAGGCATTAACATACAGGGAACAATTTACAGACCAGTCTAATTTAAAAGCCTGGACATTCACTATTTTGAAGAACACTTTCATAAATAATTACAGGAAGGCTGTAAAACAGAATACGACGTTTGACAACACAAAAGATTTGTACTTTCTAAATAAAGCCGGCGATTCGGCCGACTCAAAACCTGAAGGTAACATCTCACTCGAAGAGATCAACAGAAAAGTCGAAGAACTTGATGACGAGTTTAAAATCCCATTCAAAATGCATACTTCAGGCTACAAGTACAAGGAGATCGCCGAAGAGATGGATCTGAACATAGGGACCGTAAAGAGCAGAATATTCTTCAGCAGGAAAAAGCTGATGAAGGCACTCGAAGATTACAATCCCGTCAATCAATGA
- a CDS encoding DUF4783 domain-containing protein, giving the protein MSTLNRPPLVITLFLLTAFLTGATVTRELPEGIAEAFSKGHSRNLARHFNNNIELVVPDHEDVYSKSQAELILRDFFSEHKPVKFEYLHKGGKEISRYGIGSLETEKGDFRIYFLLKVTDGTPLIHLLRIERAEESP; this is encoded by the coding sequence ATGTCAACTTTAAACAGGCCCCCCCTGGTTATTACCTTGTTTCTGCTGACTGCATTTCTAACCGGTGCAACCGTAACGCGTGAGCTTCCCGAAGGCATTGCAGAGGCTTTCAGCAAGGGACATTCGCGGAACCTTGCACGTCATTTCAATAATAATATTGAACTGGTTGTTCCGGATCACGAAGATGTATACAGCAAATCTCAGGCCGAACTTATACTCAGGGATTTCTTTTCCGAACATAAGCCGGTTAAATTTGAATATCTCCACAAGGGCGGCAAGGAAATATCAAGATATGGCATCGGCAGCCTGGAAACGGAAAAAGGCGATTTCAGGATATATTTTCTACTGAAGGTTACCGATGGAACGCCGCTTATACATCTCCTCAGGATTGAACGTGCAGAGGAATCTCCTTAA